From the Toxoplasma gondii ME49 chromosome VIIa, whole genome shotgun sequence genome, one window contains:
- a CDS encoding ATP-binding domain-containing protein (encoded by transcript TGME49_202850): protein MGPHPPSAPFASPSPSSSSSTTSSSSSPSSSSVAYSPFSLCASACVSAAEVTSGASVSVASRRDFAALISGGKDSIYSIRYAVALGHRLRCVAYLRPPASVVEADSFMYQSVGAELVADIARCMQVPLVVRTILGKPVATDSVGYAATKGDEVEDLFELLRDVQTRFPSVAAVSAGAILSDYQRQRVENVCMRLHLQPLFFLWHRAQGPLLREMAAWGLDAVLVKTASWGLKAEHLGATIGALEKKLEEMEQHCGVQPCGEGGEYETIVVDCPLFREAVMIDKWKFIVHSPDDFAPVLLLQARRWHTAAKAELADQAQGLWWPRDTADDERGIDENDAEKCIHSLTNSSGKRENQTLPLYSLAAADAAKRAADKARCAEAESDDGDIHEGGIAEEDARANKRDLGEELGEGNDDVPDGVGVERGWLSAENVALSFDKKKFNVPCACRSGFSSHSACPACAFLQELFTLDFFLSPAARLLVARSGCLYTRALAQLASRLPRKQTAQSRLPMAPFQQIPCGGARLCVTGTRVRQTVLLHAVLTFDRDSKSREAAAATEKRPRGFSPADPCLRSAPSSRWGAQASKREHGESQEGRRRSVSLEAEREEHNATRHRGPSVECLNKKAVCLEATVNMENEKHAVSTLASLIIKSIQQLRQGAETSHPSKRRDVASTETSLETKEMKKSRETLPIAHLLLVAFSPSSLGGEDSFLRESVQPQTPAGSAELTRSHVPRQTRQDERNEARETTKPRDSETPFLYTPSDSCSMSFSSPSSSLPSSPSSSSPSPSSSSTLVPASGELLDLARLVQNVLSALDASATHPFPVTSLCAPAGQGGKTVPLLRLALELDDSQAHNETGRVLLCLPSGGSELLTDTANQRLETERPEPSSSSTSSASFSEGASLSSSGMSSFVLSETVRRFKEPFATRSLNLWVPALTALPELPQALNERSHAPVVVRRPEEALKAGEDDAGREKAYATHKEGERSSTSARSFSLASNLCQAATYTQHEQIWKIERQDRERRDDAKEFHHSHLPIGSSPSNNLPSVACSSMRCIATHPLPYSEILIGGISGHLPHTSLLPVFSPPPYSWSPASPSCSLACSSWCPSRPFASPACPASASSEAALRVSLELQREERRAAVPVEDSLLVCERSNHNEQGHWAGTKQEEKDNSEETKGEARLQEPRPPCDGLAFALEVAVAARNLVHTTRLAGAESAESEAQTSESEKEEEEDGDDAGEEFEAGEHERRQAGRHARDRVHLTTRLPAPPPLLFAFSSLREAPGVSEFATLKQPWSSLEGQEDGGRSKDEKISAKTAAARRNGDARLGKRAEPPAALDRQANNDFQSTASSAVASLLAGVRSQLEIHLNPQGVVFWDARTRVERRAKSLSREGGKAGETLRQPGHLRAPEPRACVLCSSEDVPPASLSVSSSSFFSSLCSLSPASSSSSLSSRVLCRRCVGAPTLVVPAQVSGVQGGGHLSLWPLGVRGECREFSRTETRRVEVQRSCRGSQNREDASASDMTAARSPCPFVSASWPRCTDSAENACEEAGEPGEGREGQAAEGRSSESSSKEIWSLWISGGRARGRWVRRATKARAVGENDTKVEGDRDVGRRGGRKTETDSQQWLQKGAKEPKEETTGVWKVELNFSARLEGNAAYELESETRARSGELRAIWAAAVVTAAKEASRDGGSLRRNHGTLSTAEGERERGDGRGDQDRCSKAKEEGEEQTEEREASSVQMEENEEALSVLVEGVVDAVLTLDRWTRQSIREHVDSGMPTKTEREIDFVPSHPTEASQRVKALAEGDWCLYVLYVPRVRPLSPVSSSAASRDEGDDWEEAFRRLFFARVERLLSPEARQDSSTSPRLREDASAACRLETQETSRDALPKATFPLVFVPVLGLEQTKGCAPTRAQVVVVRDRKQTLFDV, encoded by the exons ATGGGTCCACATCCACCGTCGGCTCCattcgcctctccctctccctcttcttcttcctctactacctcttcctcttcttctccctcttcttcctctgtcgcttattctccgttctccctttgtgcttctgcatgcgtatcTGCGGCTGAGGTGACTTCTGGGGCGTCAGTCTCTGTGGCGAGTCGCCGAGACTTCGCGGCTCTAATCAGCGGGGGGAAAGACAGCATCTACTCGATTCGCTACGCCGTCGCTCTAGGCCACAGGCTGCGCTGCGTTGCGTATCTGCGGCCTCCTGCCTCCGTCGTTGAGGCGGACAGCTTCATGTACCAGTCTGTCGGCGCCGAGCTCGTCGCAGATATtgctcgctgcatgcaggtccCCCTCGTCGTTCGGACGATACTCGGGAAGCCGGTCGCGACCGACAGTGTCGGCTACGCAGCTACCAAGGGCGACGAGGTCGAGGACCTCTTCGAGCTTCTCAGAGATGTACAG ACTCGCTTCCCCTCCGTCGCAGCCGTCAGCGCGGGCGCTATTCTTTCCGACTACCAGAGACAGCGCGTCGAGAATGT ctgcatgcgcctgcacTTGCAGCCGTTGTTTTTCCTTTGGCACCGGGCGCAAGGTCCCCTGCTCAGGGAGATGGCGGCTTGGGGTCTCGACGCCGTCCTCGTGAAGACCGCGTCGTGGGGTCTCAAGGCTGAACACCTGGGCGCGACGATCGGAGCtttggagaagaagctcgaggAAATGGAGCAGCACTGCGGCGTTCAACCGTGTGGAGAAG GCGGCGAATACGAGACAATCGTGGTGGACTGTCCTCTATTCCGCGAAGCCGTTATGATCGACAAATGGAAATTCATTGTGCACTCTCCGGACGACTTTGCccctgttctccttctccaagCTCGACGCTGGCACACAGCCGCCAAGGCCGAACTGGCCGACCAAGCTCAGGGTCTCTGGTGGCCCAGAGACACtgcagacgacgagagaggaatcGACGAAAACGACGCGGAAAAGTGCATCCATTCTCTGACAAACAGctctggaaaaagagaaaatcaGACACTGCCCCTGTATTCGCTTGCCGCAGCTGATGCGGCGAAACGCGCAGCCGACAAGGCCCGAtgcgcagaagccgagagcgacgacggagacatcCACGAAGGAGGAatcgccgaagaagacgcgcgagcAAACAAAAGAGATCTCGGGGAAGAACTCGGAGAGGGGAACGATGACGTTCCGGATGGGGTAGGAGTTGAACGTGGATGGCTTTCAGCAGAAAATGTCGCACTCAGCTTCGATAAAAAGAAGTTCAATGTTCCCTGTGCGTGTCGCTCTGGGTTCTCCTCTCACTCTGCATGCCCGGCCTGTGCCTTCCTCCAAGAGCTTTTCACTCtggacttcttcctctctccagcgGCTCGactcctcgtcgctcgctcggggtgtctgtacacccgtGCGCTTGCGCAGCTGGCCTCGAGGCTTCCTCGGAAGCAGACGGCGCAGTCTCGTCTTCCAATGGCTCCTTTCCAACAGATCCCCTGTGGAGGCGCCAGACTTTGCGTTACCGGGACGCGCGTGCGCCAGACagttcttctgcatgcagttctgacattcgacagagacagcaagtcgagagaagcggccGCAGCAACCGAGAAGAGGCCGCGCGGCTTCTCGCCTGCGGATCCCTGCCTCcgctctgctccttcttcgcgctgGGGAGCTCAGGcgtcgaagagagagcacgGAGAGAGccaagaagggagacggagaagcgtcAGCTTGGAAGCGGAGCGGGAGGAACACAACGCGACAAGACATCGAGGACCCTCCGTGGAGTGTCTCAACAAGAAGGCGGTCTGCCTTGAAGCAACAGTGAATatggaaaacgagaaacatGCTGTTTCCACTCTGGCCTCCCTCATTATCAAAAGCATACAACAACTTAGACAGGGAGCAGAAACGTCTCATCCAtccaagaggagagacgtgGCGAGCACAGAGACTTCtctggaaacgaaggagatgaaaaagtcgagagagacttTGCCCATTGCACATCTGCTTCTCGTTGCgttctccccgtcttctctggGCGGAGAAGACTCTTTCCTCAGAGAATCTGTTCAGCCTCAAACGCCTGCGGGGAGCGCAGAGCTCACACGTTCTCATGTTCCTCGCCAGACACGACAAGatgagagaaacgaagcccGAGAAACAACGAAACCTAGAGACTCTGAAACTCCTTTTCTCTACACACCTTCGGATTCGTGTAGCAtgtcgttctcctctccttcttcttctttaccttcttctccttctagttcttctccctccccttcgtcttcgtcgacgcTTGTCCCTGCGTCTGGGGAACTGCTTGATCTAGCTCGACTTGTTCAGAATGTCTTGTCGGCCTTGGATGCTTCAGCCACTCATCCCTTTCCGGTTACCTCCctctgcgcgcctgctgGGCAAGGAGGGAAGACGGTTCCGCTGCTGCGGTTGGCACTGGAGCTCGACGATAGCCAGGCACACAACGAGACCGGCAGAGTCCTTCTTTGCCTCCCATCTGGCGGCTCTGAGCTCCTCACGGATACGGCGAATCAACGTTTGGAAACCGAGCGTCCTgaaccttcttcttcgagcaCATCGTCGGCTTCCTTTTCGGAAGGCGCGTCACTGTCTTCGTCTGGAatgtcttccttcgtcttgtCTGAAACGGTTCGCAGATTCAAAGAGCCCTTTGCCACGCGTTCCCTCAACTTGTGGGTCCCGGCTTTGACTGCATTGCCGGAGTTGCCTCAGGCACTGAACGAGAGGAGTCATGCGCCCGTGGTGGTGAGGAGACCGGAAGAGGCGCTGAAGGCTGGTGAGGACgacgcaggaagagagaaagcctACGCGACGcacaaagagggagaacgaagCTCAACTTCTGCgcgctctttctcgcttgCCAGCAACTTATGTCAGGCGGCTACGTACACTCAACACGAACAGATCTGGAAGATCGAAAGacaggacagagagaggcgcgacgaCGCGAAGGAGTTCCACCACTCTCACTTGCCCATTGGAAGTTCTCCTTCAAACAACCTGCCTTCGGTGGCGTGTTCTTCCATGCGATGCATCGCAACCCATCCGCTCCCATACTCTGAAATCCTCATTGGAGGAATCTCCGGGCATCTCCCCCACACGAGTCttcttccagttttttctcctccacctTATTCGTGGTCCcctgcgtctccctcttgcTCTCTTGCTTGTTCGTCTTGGTGCCCGTCGCGGCCTTTTGCCTCGCCTGCTTGCCCTGCCTCTGCGAGCAGCGAAGCCGCGCTGAGAGTCTCTCTTGAACtccagagggaggagagacgcgcagcCGTCCCTGTCGAAGATAGTCTGCTTGTGTGCGAGAGATCGAACCACAACGAGCAGGGCCACTGGGCGGGGACAaagcaagaggaaaaggacaactcggaagagacaaaaggtgAAGCAAGACTCCAAGAGCCTCGCCCACCTTGCGACGGCCTGGCCTTTGCTCTGGAGGTCGCTGTTGCGGCCCGAAACCTCGTCCACACCACGCGGCTCGCAGGCGCAGAATCTGCGGAATCTGAGGCGCAGACCTCAGAaagtgagaaagaagaagaagaagacggagatgacgcgggagaagagttCGAGGCCGGAGAGCACGAACGAAGACAGGCGGGGCGACATGCCCGAGACAGGGTCCACTTGACCACGCGTTTGCCAGCTCCCCCGCCTCTGCTGTTTGCGTTTTCGAGCTTGCGAGAGGCTCCTGGCGTCTCCGAGTTCGCGACTCTAAAACAACCCTGGTCTTCGTTGGAAGGACAGGAAGATGGCGGTCGCAGCAAGGACGAGAAAATATCGGCGAAAACAGCGGCAGCTCGGCGAAATGGAGATGCGCGGCTCgggaagagagcagaaccGCCCGCCGCGTTGGATCGACAAGCGAACAACGACTTCCAGAGcactgcgtcttctgcagtCGCGTCTCTACTCGCAGGCGTCCGCTCGCAGCTGGAAATCCACCTCAACCCCCAGGGCGTTGTCTTCTGGGATGCGCGCACCcgagtggagagacgcgcgaagaGTCTCAGCCGAGAGGGAGGCAAGGCCGGAGAGACGCTGAGACAGCCAGGACACCTGCGCGCCCCAGAGCCACGGGCCTGCGTTCTCTGCTCCTCCGAGGACGTTCCTCCTGCCAGCCTGTCTGTGAGCTCTTccagcttcttttcttctctctgttctctttcgcctgcttcttcgtcttcttctctctcgtcgagGGTGCTCTGCAGGCGTTGCGTAGGGGCGCCGACGCTCGTGGTGCCTGCGCAGGTGTCAGGAGTCCAGGGGGGCGGGCATCTCTCGCTGTGGCCTCTGGGAGTTCGTGGCGAATGCAGAGAGTTTTCAAGAACTGAAACAAGGAGGGTGGAAGTGCAGCGAAGCTGCAGGGGCTcgcaaaacagagaagatgcGAGTGCAAGCGACATGACCGCCGCGCGCTCTCCCTGTCCctttgtctccgcttcttggccgaggtgtacagacagcgcgGAGAACGCGTGTGAAGAGGCCGGGGAGCCTGGAGAAGGACGGGAAGGGCAGGCAGCAGAAGGACGCTCGTCAGAGAGCAGCAGTAAGGAGATCTGGAGTCTCTGGATCTCTGGGGGCCGAGCGCGAGGGCGCTGGGTgcggagagcgacgaaggccAGGGCGGTCGGAGAGAATGACACGAAGgtggaaggcgacagagatgtggggagacgcggaggaagaaagacagagacagactcCCAACAGTGGCTGCAAAAGGGGGCAAAGGAgccgaaggaggagacgacgggGGTATGGAAGGTTGAGTTGAACTTTTCTGCTCGGTTAGAAGGAAACGCCGCATACGAACTCGAATCCGAGACCAGGGCGCGTTCTGGAGAGCTGCGTGCTATTTGGGCAGCAGCTGTCGTTACAGCGGCGAAAGAAGCTTCGAGGGACGGGGGCTCCCTCCGCCGAAATCACGGAACGCTGAGTACTgccgagggcgagagagagagaggagacggtcGAGGAGACCAGGATCGATGTTCAAAAgccaaggaagaaggagaggaacaaacagaagagagagaggcgagttCAGTGCAAatggaggagaacgaggaggcgcTGTCTGTGCTCGTGGAAGGGGTGGTCGATGCCGTTCTCACGCTGGATCGCTGGACGCGACAAAGCATTCGCGAGCACGTTGACTCTGGGATGCCGACTaaaaccgagagagagatcgaCTTCGTTCCCAGCCACCCCACAGAGGCAAGCCAAAGGGTTAAGGCCCTCGCTGAAGGAGACTGGTGCCTCTACGTCCTCTACGTTCCGCGCGTTcgtccgctgtctcctgtcaGCTCGTCAGCTGCCTCGAGagatgaaggcgacgacTGGGAGGAGGCTTTTCGTCGGCTTTTTTTCGCAAGAGTGGAGAGATTGTTGAGCCCAGAGGCCCGCCAAGActcctccacttctccgagactgagagaagacgcgagcgctgcatgcagattgGAAACGCAGGAGACATCCCGAGACGCGCTGCCCAAAGCTACCTTCCCCCTGGTTTTCGTCCCCGTTCTGGGTCTCGAACAAACAAAGGGGTGCGCGCCGACGAGGGCGCAAGTGGTCGTCgtcagagacaggaagcagaCACTGTTTGACGTGTAG
- a CDS encoding FHA domain-containing protein (encoded by transcript TGME49_202840): MVLAPHPSPQNQLLPMQPALRVECTTWHRDSHDLFDYETRHVNVKQFVVTRSARLFRLDADINCVLESAPVPGPPALAQSAAASNSATPEARDGAAPGAQGACGAQSGDHRDSAPATGGASADRDQNGGQEERGSGASGTSAGVTQGESQSANAASAANAQTVPAAAGVVAAASSTSSPPLLSTDFLLSIKCVKDGKFVIVPADRSLCGSAATTLVPKKLWSIVREQNNNKHILQEGDVIKLGRFKLRVKQLVTKKKSEDNAMGEESATGDDDSAPELRLEDGEPPVSRAAPEDMQCRICLLEGNQEGDPLISPCECKGSIKFVHVQCLRHWINGRLNLNEQQQRSAFFFKQIHCELCKVPYPTAVKYEKEDGQTTERMQVVSVPRTEPPFIILENMVGVQQKGVHVISMASKKDLKLGRGHESDVRIPDVSISRYHATIRFVDGHFQLEDHNSKFGTLVCLRKAFPVGDVDVALQVGRSVVKFSLDEAPVTAPAIADVSNEIQRQQSPIPEPSSFPAEQSSSSAPVSGSGSSGPSSSQVAGAHASLSSRLPPHHVLASLLSADIRQHQASLSSHPRGANFSSFSDFQLPPHLASAPPGVAAAAAALAAATAVANRGAPVSSRASMGPAPSTALGSTAPVGNAAAADAAVAAAAAAAAAARFEEAMAAAAAAAAAANQVAGTRGGPSNAGSPHGSQGVEGGLEGLQTSLASEGVATTAGGSGRVGNASYGDGSVPPFLGLPHARSANSSSGSVASPSGSSNAFAHASASAQQLFALHQQLQQLQQAQQLQQAQQAQQAQMSSSSPAASALCSRSLPGTVSSSQQVPLHLALAAVLQQQQEAAAAATRVYEGLGAPASGGAYGHATPAPLSQSQLAGTVSAPNSSPRTAQPRATSPHGFVRQGSFFSGSSNHTPRSGPGGASGTHSYPPMVLSSASPSAVNGFHVSPRGTTHANLGAAHGAGTPPHAHAFASSQSGVTPAAVQGGGPAGSSGVGPGSGPLCMQQGLSYPEEVGSAHAGGPNARVSSDGSATSGGVWLGGNCRTSL; the protein is encoded by the exons ATGGTGCTCGCTCCTCACCCATCGCCTCAGAATCAACTTCTCCCTATGCAGCCTGC GTTGCGGGTGGAGTGCACGACGTGGCACAGAGATAGCCACGATTTGTTTGACTACGAAACACGACATGTGAATGTGAAGCAGTTCGTGGTGACGCGTTCAGcgcgtctctttcgcctgGACGCAGACATCAACTGCGTCCTCGAATCAGCCCCCGTCCCTGGACCTCCCGCCCTCGCCCAGAGCGCCGCGGCCTCCAACAGCGCCACACCGGAGGCTCGAGACGGCGCCGCGCCCGGAGCCCAAGGCGCTTGTGGCGCGCAGAGCGGAGACCACAGAGACTCGGCGCCGGCGACTGGCGGAGCGTCTGCAGACCGCGACCAGAACGGAGGCCAAGAGGAACGAGGCTCTGGAGCCTCGGGAACGAGTGCAGGCGTCACTCAGGGAGAGTCTCAAAGTGCGAACGCAGCTTCCGCCGCGAATGCTCAGACCGTCCCAGCAGCGGCGGGAGTAGTCGCAGCAGCGTCGAGCACGAGCTCGCCGCCTCTTCTGTCTACGgacttccttctttccaTCAAATGCGTCAAAGACG GCAAGTTTGTTATCGTTCCAGCAGATCGGTCGCTGTGCGGCTCGGCAGCCACGACCTTGGTCCCGAAGAAACTGTGGTCCATTGTCAGGGAGCAGAACAACAACAAGCACATTCTGCAGGAAGGCGACGTTATCAAGTTAGGGCGTTTCAAGCTCCGAGTCAAACAACTCGTGACAAAAAAGAAGTCCGAAGACAACGCCATGGGTGAAGAAAGCGCAACAGGAGACGACGACAGCGCGCCGGAACTCCGTCTCGAAGATGGCGAACCTCCCGTCTCACGTGCAGCCCCAGA gGATATGCAATGCCGCATTTGTCTGCTGGAGGGCAACCAAGAAGGAGACCCTCTGATCTCCCCGTGTGAATGTAAAGGCAGCATCAAGTTCGTCCACGTTCAATGTCTCCGCCACTGGATCAACGGTAGACTCAACCTAAACGAGCAGCAGCAACGCagtgccttcttcttcaaacAAATCCACTGCGAACTCTGCAAAGTCCCCTACCCCACAGCTGTCAAatacgaaaaagaagacggcCAGACTACAG aacgcatgcaagtggTGTCTGTGCCGAGGACGGAGCCGCCGTTCATCATCTTGGAGAACATGGTGGGGGTCCAGCAGAAGGGCGTCCACGTCATCAGCATGGCCTCCAAGAAAGACTTGAAGCTG GGTCGTGGACATGAGTCGGATGTACGCATTCCCGACGTCTCAATTTCTCGCTATCACGCGACCATTCGCTTTGTCGATGGTCACTTTCAGTTGGAGGACCACAACTCGAAGTTCGGCACTCTTGTGTGTCTACGCAAAGCTTTCCCCGTCGGCGATGTTG ATGTCGCTCTCCAAGTTGGCCGCAGCGTCGTGAAGTTCTCGCTGGACGAGGCGCCGGTGACCGCGCCGGCGATCGCGGATGTCTCGAACGAAATCCAGCGCCAACAGTCCCCAATTCCTG AGCCTTCATCTTTCCCTGCGGAGcagtcttcgtcttcggcgCCTGTGTCCGGCAGCGGATCTTCGGGACCTTCTTCATCTCAGGTCGCaggcgcgcatgcgtctctctcttctcgcttgccTCCCCACCACGTCttggcgtctcttctctcggcggACATTCGTCAGCACcaggcctctctctcgtctcacCCCCGCGGCGCAAATTTCTCGTCCTTCAGCGACTTCCAGCTGCCGCCACACCTCGCCTCTGCGCCGCCGGGAGTCGCCGCCGCGGCTGCGGCTCTGGCCGCCGCAACCGCGGTCGCGAACCGAGGCGCGCCGGTTTCGAGCCGGGCCTCGATGGGTCCCGCACCTTCGACCGCGTTGGGCTCCACCGCCCCTGTCGGGAATGCCGCCGCCGCGGATGCGGCGGTCGCAGCGGCGGctgccgcggctgctgcggcgcgcTTCGAAGAGGCGAtggcggctgcggcggcggcggccgcTGCGGCGAATCAAGTGGCGGGGACTCGCGGGGGGCCTTCGAACGCTGGGAGTCCCCACGGGTCTCAGGGAGTCGAAGGGGGTCTCGAGGGGCTTCAGACGAGCCTCGCGAGCGAGGGAGTAGCGACGACCGCGGGAGGCTCGGGGCGCGTCGGCAACGCCTCGTATGGCGACGGCTCAGTCCCGCCGTTCCTCGGATTGCCGCATGCACGGAGCGCGAACTCAAGCTCCGGGTCAGTCGCGAGTCCTTCTGGGAGCTCGAACGCCTTCGCACATGCAAGCGCGAGTGCTCAGCAGTTGTTTGCGTTGCaccagcagctgcagcagctccagcaggcgcagcagctgcaacAGGCGCAGCAGGCGCAGCAGGCGCAGATGTCCTCTTCGAGCCCTGCCGCGTCGGCGCTCTGCTCGCGCTCCCTCCCCGGgacagtctcttcttctcagcaGGTGCCTCTGCACTTGGCACTGGCAGCCGTgcttcagcagcagcaggaagcagcggctgcggcgaCGCGCGTGTATGAAGGTCTCGGGGCTCCTGCGTCTGGCGGCGCTTACGGCCATGCGACTCCGGCGCCTCTTTCGCAGAGCCAGCTGGCCGGAACTGTGAGCGCGCCCAACAGCAGTCCCCGAACCGCGCAGCCGCGGGCCACCAGCCCCCATGGCTTTGTGCGGCAGGGGTCCTTCTTCAGCGGTTCCTCGAACCACACACCCAGAAGCGGCCCCGGAGGCGCCAGTGGAACCCACTCGTACCCCCCGAtggttctctcctctgcgagTCCAAGCGCCGTCAACGGCTTCCACGTGTCTCCCAGAGGCACCACGCATGCAAATCTCGGGGCCGCGCATGGGGCAGGAACGCCCCcgcacgcgcatgcattcgcGAGCTCCCAGAGCGGCGTGACGCCGGCGGCGGTTCAGGGCGGCGGACCTGCCGGGAGCTCTGGAGTCGGGCCGGGCAGTGgacctctctgcatgcagcaaggCCTCAGCTACCCCGAGGAAGTCGGCAGCGCCCACGCCGGGGGTCCGAACGCCCGCGTCTCTTCAGACGGAAGTGCCACCAGTGGAGGCGTCTGGCTTGGCGGCAACTGCAGAACGAGTCTGTAA